A stretch of the Actinotalea sp. JY-7876 genome encodes the following:
- a CDS encoding DUF429 domain-containing protein has translation MLTAGIDLAAQPAKTGAVVVDWSGRAPVVVQAVRGADDADVLAVCAVVAEAGGKVGIDCPLGWPRAFVDYVSAHAAHRLLPDPLPSSAELRLRVTGHVQVAAGRRPLSVSTDKLGSTPLRAARILAAVAAAHGPSAAERAGRALVAEVYPAASRHAWRLSPTQRDLAPLIEPLDAQVMPALAGALLNEHVFDALVAALTARAVAMGQTVLPEQDQVQSAEEEGWIHAPTPGHQLSKLRGCGR, from the coding sequence ATGCTCACAGCAGGAATCGACCTGGCGGCGCAGCCTGCCAAGACCGGTGCGGTCGTTGTCGACTGGTCAGGGCGGGCCCCGGTGGTGGTGCAGGCCGTGCGCGGGGCCGATGACGCCGACGTGCTGGCGGTGTGCGCGGTGGTCGCCGAAGCCGGCGGCAAGGTCGGCATCGACTGCCCCCTCGGCTGGCCGCGCGCCTTCGTGGACTACGTCAGCGCCCACGCCGCACACCGTCTCCTCCCTGACCCGCTGCCGTCGTCGGCGGAGCTGCGCCTGAGAGTCACAGGCCACGTGCAGGTGGCCGCTGGCCGGCGGCCGCTGTCCGTCAGTACCGACAAGCTCGGCAGCACCCCCCTGCGGGCCGCGCGGATCCTCGCCGCCGTAGCAGCGGCCCACGGGCCCTCGGCTGCTGAGCGCGCAGGAAGAGCACTAGTGGCCGAGGTGTACCCCGCAGCCAGCCGTCACGCCTGGCGCCTGTCGCCAACCCAGCGGGACCTCGCGCCACTCATCGAGCCGCTGGACGCCCAGGTCATGCCTGCGCTGGCCGGCGCGCTCCTAAACGAGCACGTCTTCGACGCCCTCGTCGCAGCGCTGACCGCGCGGGCTGTCGCCATGGGTCAGACGGTTCTGCCGGAGCAGGACCAGGTCCAATCAGCGGAGGAGGAAGGGTGGATCCACGCACCCACCCCCGGCCACCAGCTCTCCAAACTGCGCGGTTGTGGAAGATAG
- a CDS encoding nuclease-related domain-containing DEAD/DEAH box helicase: MTVARTYPEHPLFPDDGGAEQTVFEALRDHLPDDVVVLAGTALQDGAKEREIDLLVVWPGLGVAAIEVKGGHVARADGQWWQGSGAGRHAIDPVRQVQDAKHTLLALLARQGLAAARTRTAHLVALPHTFVPTDWDAPELPRTMLLDRADVADGGRAAHLARRAIDEHGVGRAPLDEPAAEALVEWLTGGFPSQAEALAVAAQYEDHLDRLTREQAEAMRFLDAVRRVHVVGGAGTGKTWLALEHARRRARAGERVALMCYSRGLARYLERTTAAWPVRERPAYVGLFHELPVRWGAAPGDDADPTDWEERLPRELGALAAQRAEADLFDAVVVDEAQDFGDEWWAALLRCLGDPDGGRLAVFSDDGQRVFPRAGTAPVELTVIELDENLRSTKQIAQLCGALHEGITRPRGWAGAPVRVVDVPADAALGAADDVVDALLDEGWEAGQIALLTTGRRHPLQVEAVEVAGHKEYWDGFFAGEDAFYGHVLGFKGLERTVVVLAVNGIRDAARARKMLYTGLSRARVLLVVVGPRGYVEDVGGEAVRRRLGDALEWESPADTAG; encoded by the coding sequence ATGACCGTGGCACGCACCTATCCCGAGCATCCGCTGTTCCCGGACGACGGCGGAGCGGAGCAGACCGTCTTCGAGGCACTGCGCGACCACCTGCCGGACGACGTCGTCGTGCTCGCCGGCACCGCGCTGCAGGACGGCGCCAAGGAGCGTGAGATCGACCTGCTCGTGGTGTGGCCGGGGCTGGGCGTCGCGGCGATCGAGGTGAAGGGCGGGCACGTCGCTCGGGCCGACGGACAGTGGTGGCAGGGATCGGGTGCCGGGCGGCACGCGATCGACCCTGTCAGGCAGGTGCAGGACGCCAAGCACACCCTGCTGGCGTTGCTCGCCCGGCAGGGCCTCGCGGCGGCGCGGACCCGGACGGCGCACCTCGTCGCCCTGCCCCACACGTTCGTCCCGACCGACTGGGACGCGCCAGAGCTGCCGAGGACCATGCTGCTCGACCGGGCGGACGTCGCCGACGGCGGGCGTGCGGCCCACCTCGCGCGTCGGGCGATCGACGAGCACGGGGTCGGTCGCGCGCCCCTGGACGAACCTGCGGCCGAGGCACTGGTCGAGTGGCTGACCGGTGGGTTCCCGTCCCAGGCGGAGGCCCTCGCCGTCGCTGCGCAGTACGAGGACCACCTCGACCGGCTCACGCGGGAGCAGGCGGAGGCGATGCGGTTCCTCGACGCGGTCCGGCGGGTCCATGTCGTCGGTGGCGCGGGGACGGGCAAGACGTGGCTCGCCCTTGAGCACGCCCGCCGTCGTGCCCGAGCGGGGGAGCGGGTCGCGCTCATGTGCTACTCCCGCGGCCTGGCCAGGTATCTCGAGCGGACCACTGCGGCGTGGCCGGTGCGTGAGCGCCCCGCGTACGTCGGGTTGTTCCACGAGCTGCCGGTGCGTTGGGGTGCCGCTCCGGGCGACGACGCCGACCCAACCGACTGGGAGGAGCGCCTGCCGCGCGAGCTCGGCGCCCTCGCCGCGCAGCGCGCCGAGGCAGACCTGTTCGACGCCGTCGTGGTCGACGAGGCGCAGGACTTCGGCGACGAGTGGTGGGCGGCTCTGCTGCGCTGCCTGGGCGACCCCGACGGCGGCCGCCTCGCCGTGTTCTCCGACGACGGTCAGCGGGTGTTCCCCCGCGCCGGCACCGCGCCCGTCGAGCTCACCGTCATCGAGCTCGACGAGAACCTGCGCTCCACCAAGCAGATCGCCCAGCTCTGCGGCGCACTGCACGAGGGCATCACCCGCCCGCGGGGATGGGCGGGGGCGCCGGTGCGCGTCGTCGACGTTCCTGCGGACGCGGCCCTCGGCGCCGCCGATGACGTCGTCGACGCCCTGCTGGACGAAGGGTGGGAGGCCGGACAGATCGCCCTGCTCACCACCGGGCGTCGGCACCCGCTGCAGGTGGAGGCGGTCGAGGTCGCCGGGCACAAGGAGTACTGGGACGGGTTCTTCGCCGGCGAGGACGCGTTCTACGGGCACGTGCTTGGGTTCAAAGGACTCGAGCGGACTGTCGTCGTGCTCGCCGTCAACGGGATCCGAGACGCGGCGCGGGCGCGGAAGATGCTCTACACCGGGCTGTCGCGGGCGCGGGTGCTGCTCGTGGTCGTGGGGCCGCGGGGGTACGTGGAGGACGTCGGCGGGGAGGCGGTGCGGAGGAGGTTGGGGGATGCGTTGGAGTGGGAGTCTCCGGCCGATACGGCCGGGTGA
- a CDS encoding prephenate dehydrogenase: protein MTPAATRGPVRVVGTGLLGASIGMGLRALGVDVVLHDPSRTTLLLAQDVGAGRVAAPDERDVRLVVVAAPPDVTADVVAAELEAFPDAVVTDVASVKGAVLAALRERGADLTRYVGSHPMAGSERTGPTAARPDLFLGRPWVVVGSGASTGEALLAVRGLVTDLGATPILLEADAHDDAVALVSHVPQIAASLVAARLREADPSALDLAGQGLRDVTRVAGSDPALWTSILAANAAAVAPVLRALRDDLDGVVTALESAAVPSGQAPPSGALGTVAGAIAAGNAGVARIPGKHGGARTAYDVVTVLVPDRPGELARLLAEIGAAGINLEELQLEHAPRQAVGLASVSVLRGLGGRLEAELRGRGWRLAG, encoded by the coding sequence GTGACCCCGGCCGCCACGCGCGGCCCCGTGCGCGTCGTCGGCACGGGTCTGCTCGGCGCGAGCATCGGCATGGGCCTGCGCGCGCTCGGCGTCGACGTGGTGCTGCACGACCCGTCGCGCACCACCCTCCTGCTCGCGCAGGACGTCGGCGCCGGACGGGTCGCGGCGCCGGACGAGCGCGACGTGCGCCTCGTGGTCGTGGCCGCCCCGCCCGACGTGACCGCCGACGTCGTCGCCGCCGAGCTCGAGGCGTTCCCCGACGCCGTGGTGACCGACGTCGCGAGCGTCAAGGGCGCCGTCCTGGCCGCGCTGCGCGAGCGTGGGGCCGACCTGACGCGCTACGTCGGCTCCCACCCGATGGCGGGCTCGGAGCGCACCGGGCCCACCGCGGCCAGGCCGGACCTGTTCCTCGGCCGGCCCTGGGTCGTCGTCGGCTCCGGCGCCTCCACCGGCGAGGCGCTCCTCGCGGTGCGCGGCCTGGTCACGGACCTCGGCGCGACGCCGATCCTGCTCGAGGCCGACGCCCACGACGACGCCGTCGCCCTCGTCTCGCACGTGCCGCAGATCGCGGCGTCGCTCGTCGCGGCGCGGCTGCGCGAGGCCGACCCGTCCGCGCTCGACCTCGCGGGCCAGGGGCTGCGCGACGTCACGCGCGTGGCCGGCAGCGACCCGGCGCTGTGGACCTCGATCCTCGCCGCGAACGCCGCCGCCGTCGCGCCCGTCCTGCGTGCGCTGCGCGACGACCTCGACGGCGTCGTGACGGCGCTCGAGAGCGCCGCGGTCCCGTCCGGGCAGGCGCCGCCGTCCGGCGCGCTCGGGACCGTCGCGGGCGCGATCGCCGCCGGGAACGCGGGCGTGGCCCGGATCCCGGGCAAGCACGGCGGTGCCCGCACCGCCTACGACGTCGTGACGGTCCTCGTGCCGGACCGGCCGGGCGAGCTCGCCCGGCTGCTGGCGGAGATCGGCGCGGCGGGGATCAACCTGGAGGAGCTCCAGCTCGAGCACGCCCCGCGGCAGGCCGTCGGCCTGGCGTCGGTCTCGGTGCTGCGCGGGCTGGGCGGCCGGCTCGAGGCCGAGCTGCGCGGACGTGGATGGAGGCTGGCCGGATGA
- a CDS encoding helix-turn-helix domain-containing protein: MASTSPLRLVSTSTAPSRRRIREAEQPIINITLQSDERRVFSIPEAAAVLGIGRSKLYEFVAAGEIRTIHIGRLCKVPVDAIDEFLASRPSTPSAPSTP; encoded by the coding sequence ATGGCCAGCACGAGTCCCCTTCGCCTCGTCTCGACCAGTACCGCACCGTCGCGCCGACGGATCCGCGAGGCGGAGCAGCCGATCATCAACATCACACTGCAATCTGACGAGCGGCGTGTGTTCAGCATCCCGGAGGCTGCTGCCGTTCTGGGTATCGGCCGAAGCAAGCTGTACGAGTTCGTCGCCGCAGGCGAGATCCGCACGATCCACATCGGCAGACTCTGCAAAGTACCCGTCGATGCTATCGACGAATTCTTGGCCTCACGGCCGTCGACGCCCTCAGCACCGTCGACCCCCTGA
- a CDS encoding ImmA/IrrE family metallo-endopeptidase, with the protein MARDLRDMAARHAHREIADALLDLEAGRRVYDFARLADDPAEELGIVGEVEVHFDTVTPGDCGVSGYYRHDGPRGPQIVVHPSGVSTRDNFTILHEFAHHLQRTHLAWADVWVTMGEREARLLNEGTADAVAAEILIPGDQAAFSASDVTAADLAQAHLAHPSVSRSAVGYRALSDAQPADNLAVAVLDLDGCVVFARSVGTVMAPRRGAVQEALAALVTRATEGSGQVSGTLLPGLEAGSGYIQDGLAASLALDANGEYAFAVVRPLHRYVAPRWSKEQRECSSPACEHVFETDDQTSWCRRCHAPLCPECGACACEAQRAVCSACGLTLSNAEESDPSRHECW; encoded by the coding sequence ATGGCCCGCGACCTCCGAGATATGGCGGCTCGCCACGCACATCGGGAGATCGCCGACGCGCTGCTCGACCTCGAGGCTGGCCGGCGCGTTTATGACTTCGCTCGGCTGGCGGACGACCCTGCAGAAGAGCTAGGCATCGTCGGTGAGGTTGAAGTCCACTTCGACACCGTGACGCCCGGAGACTGTGGCGTCTCCGGCTACTACCGGCACGACGGGCCGCGCGGCCCGCAGATTGTCGTGCACCCGTCGGGCGTGTCAACCCGTGACAACTTCACGATCCTGCACGAGTTCGCCCACCACTTGCAGCGCACCCACCTTGCCTGGGCGGACGTGTGGGTCACGATGGGGGAACGCGAGGCCCGACTGCTCAACGAGGGCACCGCCGATGCCGTTGCCGCCGAAATCCTCATCCCTGGCGACCAGGCAGCTTTCTCGGCTTCGGATGTCACCGCCGCGGATCTCGCGCAGGCACATCTGGCGCACCCGTCCGTGTCGCGTTCGGCTGTCGGCTATCGGGCGCTGAGCGACGCACAGCCTGCGGACAACCTCGCCGTTGCGGTCCTCGATCTGGATGGGTGCGTGGTATTCGCCAGGTCCGTGGGAACCGTCATGGCGCCGCGTCGTGGGGCCGTGCAGGAAGCCCTCGCAGCGCTGGTAACCCGAGCCACCGAGGGGTCCGGGCAGGTGTCCGGGACGCTGCTCCCTGGCCTTGAGGCAGGGTCCGGGTATATCCAGGACGGCTTGGCCGCGTCGCTGGCACTCGATGCCAATGGCGAGTACGCGTTCGCCGTAGTCAGGCCACTGCATCGGTACGTTGCACCGCGCTGGTCCAAGGAGCAGCGCGAGTGCTCGAGTCCTGCATGCGAGCACGTGTTCGAGACCGACGACCAGACCAGCTGGTGTCGCCGCTGCCACGCGCCGCTCTGCCCGGAGTGCGGTGCCTGTGCCTGCGAGGCACAACGGGCGGTGTGCAGCGCGTGCGGGTTGACACTCAGCAACGCTGAGGAGTCCGATCCGAGTCGTCATGAGTGCTGGTGA
- the cmk gene encoding (d)CMP kinase → MSALVIAVDGPSGSGKSSVCRQVAARLGLAYLDTGAMYRAATWWCLEQGIDLADGPAVSAAVHAMVLELDLNPRFPVFRVGGTDVGTAIRTGEISAAVSAVATNLDVRADLGARQRRVIEVERGTQGFAEGRGVVVEGRDITTVIAPDADVRILLTASEEARLARRARELHGSADATSLAATRDQVVRRDEQDSTVVEFRTAADGVVTVDSSELDLEQTVEAVLAVVERSTGRSAHTPTP, encoded by the coding sequence ATGAGTGCGCTCGTCATCGCCGTCGACGGGCCCTCGGGCTCGGGGAAGTCGAGCGTGTGCCGCCAGGTCGCGGCGCGCCTCGGCCTGGCGTACCTGGACACGGGCGCGATGTACCGCGCGGCGACGTGGTGGTGCCTGGAGCAAGGCATCGACCTCGCCGACGGGCCGGCGGTCAGCGCCGCCGTGCACGCCATGGTCCTCGAGCTGGACCTCAACCCGCGGTTCCCGGTGTTCCGGGTCGGTGGGACCGACGTCGGCACCGCGATCCGCACCGGGGAGATCTCGGCGGCCGTCAGCGCCGTGGCGACGAACCTCGACGTGCGCGCCGACCTCGGCGCCCGCCAGCGGCGCGTCATCGAGGTCGAGCGCGGGACGCAGGGGTTCGCCGAGGGCAGGGGCGTCGTCGTGGAGGGCCGCGACATCACCACCGTCATCGCGCCCGACGCCGACGTCCGCATCCTGCTCACGGCGAGCGAGGAGGCGCGCCTGGCGCGCCGCGCGCGCGAGCTGCACGGGTCCGCCGACGCGACGAGCCTCGCCGCGACGCGGGACCAGGTCGTGCGGCGCGACGAGCAGGACTCCACGGTGGTCGAGTTCCGCACCGCCGCCGACGGGGTCGTGACCGTCGACTCGTCCGAGCTCGACCTCGAGCAGACGGTGGAGGCGGTCCTGGCCGTCGTCGAGCGGTCGACCGGCCGGTCCGCCCACACGCCGACGCCGTGA
- the der gene encoding ribosome biogenesis GTPase Der: MTDQHRDDVVPDAAPPAEPAALPEGADEYGEYDGDLDAPALVAPDASVPQTPEELAREQALRAGLDDFELAEEDLALLDGQGEGDGTATPAGPLPVLAVVGRPNVGKSTLVNRILGRREAVVEDKPGVTRDRVSYPAEWAGTDFTLVDTGGWEVDVAGIHARVAEQAEIAIDLADVVIFVVDATVGATSTDEQVVRLLRKAGKPVVLAANKVDGPRGESDAAELWSLGLGEPHPISALHGRGMGDLLDAAVDLLPEVSAKGSARPGGPRRVALVGRPNVGKSSLLNKLLGEDRVVVDAEAGTTRDPVDELVELGGKTWWFVDTAGIRRRVHQTTGADFYASLRTQAAIEKAEVAVVLVDASTKMTEQDTRVISQVVDAGRALVIAYNKWDLMDEDRRPYLEREIEQDLVQVQWAPRVNLSARTGWHRDRLVPAIEKSLASWDMRIPTGRLNAFLGELVAAHPHPLRGGKQPRILFATQADTRPPRFVIFATGFLEAGYRRFIERRLRETFGFEGSPISISVRVREKRKR; this comes from the coding sequence ATGACCGACCAGCACCGCGACGACGTCGTGCCCGACGCCGCACCCCCCGCCGAGCCCGCAGCCCTTCCCGAGGGCGCCGACGAGTACGGCGAGTACGACGGCGACCTCGACGCCCCCGCGCTCGTCGCGCCCGACGCCTCGGTGCCGCAGACGCCCGAGGAGCTCGCGCGCGAGCAGGCGCTGCGCGCCGGCCTCGACGACTTCGAGCTGGCCGAGGAGGACCTCGCCCTGCTCGACGGCCAGGGCGAGGGCGACGGCACCGCGACGCCGGCGGGCCCGCTGCCCGTGCTCGCCGTCGTCGGCCGGCCCAACGTCGGCAAGTCGACCCTGGTCAACCGCATCCTGGGCCGCCGCGAGGCGGTCGTGGAGGACAAGCCCGGCGTCACGCGCGACCGGGTGAGCTACCCGGCGGAGTGGGCCGGCACGGACTTCACGCTCGTCGACACCGGCGGCTGGGAGGTCGACGTCGCGGGGATCCACGCGCGCGTCGCCGAGCAGGCCGAGATCGCGATCGACCTGGCCGACGTCGTCATCTTCGTCGTCGACGCGACCGTGGGTGCGACGTCGACGGACGAGCAGGTCGTGCGGCTGCTGCGCAAGGCCGGCAAGCCCGTGGTCCTGGCCGCGAACAAGGTCGACGGCCCGCGCGGCGAGTCCGACGCGGCCGAGCTGTGGAGCCTCGGCCTGGGCGAGCCGCACCCGATCTCCGCGCTGCACGGGCGGGGGATGGGCGACCTGCTCGACGCCGCCGTCGACCTGCTGCCCGAGGTCTCCGCCAAGGGCTCGGCGCGACCGGGCGGGCCGCGCCGCGTCGCGCTCGTCGGGCGCCCCAACGTCGGCAAGTCGAGCCTGCTGAACAAGCTGCTCGGCGAGGACCGCGTCGTCGTCGACGCCGAGGCGGGCACGACGCGCGACCCGGTGGACGAGCTCGTCGAGCTCGGCGGCAAGACCTGGTGGTTCGTCGACACCGCGGGCATCCGTCGTCGCGTGCACCAGACCACCGGCGCCGACTTCTACGCCTCGCTGCGCACGCAGGCCGCGATCGAGAAGGCCGAGGTCGCCGTCGTCCTGGTCGACGCGAGCACCAAGATGACCGAGCAGGACACGCGCGTCATCTCGCAGGTCGTCGACGCGGGCCGCGCGCTGGTCATCGCGTACAACAAGTGGGACCTCATGGACGAGGACCGCCGTCCGTACCTGGAGCGCGAGATCGAGCAGGACCTCGTGCAGGTGCAGTGGGCCCCGCGCGTGAACCTGTCCGCCCGGACCGGGTGGCACCGCGACCGGCTCGTGCCGGCGATCGAGAAGTCCCTGGCGTCGTGGGACATGCGCATCCCCACGGGGCGGCTCAACGCCTTCCTCGGCGAGCTCGTCGCCGCGCACCCGCACCCGCTGCGTGGCGGCAAGCAGCCGCGCATCCTGTTCGCCACGCAGGCGGACACGCGCCCGCCGCGCTTCGTCATCTTCGCCACGGGCTTCCTCGAGGCGGGCTACCGCCGGTTCATCGAGCGGCGCCTGCGCGAGACGTTCGGCTTCGAGGGCTCGCCGATCTCCATCTCGGTGCGGGTGCGGGAGAAGCGCAAGCGGTGA
- a CDS encoding DUF6308 family protein: MPATTTGPGTTSGASFVELHPNDPSDITAVDLHAVTLMKVEVGSGATRRILEGNTHRPAILEALADVDHKDLLVAGPLDFLAMERLYLAVKAALSDPATRNPNAWVTPSKLCARKRYELFPVRDEVGCEYLGLIPSARGEKDRGDYRIDSQVYRALIGTPQIIEAIDELADALKAGLPDRDVRGDTSRLRLLDAALWMWAPKKKRR, translated from the coding sequence TTGCCAGCTACTACGACCGGACCGGGGACTACGTCGGGGGCCAGTTTCGTCGAACTACACCCGAACGACCCGAGCGACATCACCGCCGTCGATCTACACGCCGTGACGCTCATGAAGGTGGAAGTCGGGTCGGGTGCGACGCGCCGGATCCTCGAGGGCAACACGCACCGGCCCGCGATCCTTGAGGCACTCGCGGACGTAGACCACAAAGACCTTCTGGTCGCTGGACCTCTCGACTTCCTCGCGATGGAGCGGCTGTACCTCGCGGTCAAGGCCGCGTTGTCGGACCCGGCCACGAGGAACCCGAATGCATGGGTGACACCCTCGAAACTGTGCGCTCGGAAGCGATACGAGCTGTTCCCAGTCCGCGACGAGGTCGGCTGCGAGTACCTGGGCCTTATCCCGTCCGCGAGGGGCGAGAAGGACAGGGGCGATTACCGGATCGACTCGCAGGTCTATCGGGCCCTCATCGGCACCCCGCAGATCATCGAGGCGATCGACGAACTCGCCGACGCCCTGAAGGCGGGGCTGCCGGACCGGGATGTGCGTGGGGACACGAGTCGGCTACGGCTCCTGGACGCGGCCCTGTGGATGTGGGCGCCGAAGAAGAAGCGGCGGTGA
- a CDS encoding 1-acyl-sn-glycerol-3-phosphate acyltransferase, translating to MSLKPAAGDPASSPPGGRPVPRWSRAVGRFLAHVVWRTRVVGAHHVPASGPVILAANHLGVADGPVLHGAAPRGTHILVKEEAFRGPVGSILRAAGQIPVDRSGGRAALVTALAVLRRGDVVGIFPEGNRGRGDGSTGRAGVAWLAVTSGAPVVPVAVLGTRRTGESTGRLPGPRRRLHVEFGPPLVLERAPGVSGRAAVEQANAALREALGAHVVAVVGRAGLPLPDDA from the coding sequence GTGAGCCTGAAGCCGGCGGCGGGCGACCCCGCGTCGAGCCCGCCCGGGGGCAGGCCCGTGCCGCGGTGGTCACGCGCGGTGGGCCGGTTCCTCGCCCACGTCGTGTGGCGCACGCGCGTCGTGGGCGCGCACCACGTGCCCGCCAGCGGGCCCGTGATCCTCGCCGCCAACCACCTCGGCGTGGCCGACGGCCCCGTGCTGCACGGCGCGGCCCCGCGCGGCACGCACATCCTGGTCAAGGAGGAGGCCTTCCGCGGCCCGGTCGGGTCGATCCTGCGCGCCGCGGGGCAGATCCCGGTCGACCGCAGCGGGGGGCGCGCCGCCCTGGTGACGGCCCTGGCCGTGCTGCGGCGCGGCGACGTCGTCGGGATCTTCCCCGAGGGCAACCGCGGCCGGGGCGACGGGTCCACGGGTCGCGCGGGCGTCGCCTGGCTCGCGGTGACGTCCGGCGCGCCGGTCGTGCCGGTCGCCGTGCTGGGGACTCGACGCACGGGGGAGTCCACGGGGCGTCTGCCCGGGCCGCGGCGGCGGCTCCACGTCGAGTTCGGCCCGCCGCTCGTGCTGGAGCGCGCGCCGGGCGTCAGCGGCCGGGCGGCCGTCGAGCAGGCGAACGCGGCCCTGCGCGAGGCGCTCGGCGCCCACGTCGTCGCCGTCGTGGGGCGCGCGGGGCTCCCGCTGCCCGACGACGCCTGA
- a CDS encoding DUF4262 domain-containing protein translates to MCVECDEAAWGEGPRWGDEWSWFDEEARRPRGARYLEEIAETGWAVCTVPGDGLELPYGYTVGLTRYHGHPEVMVSGVDSCGAMEYLDRVGARVRAGERFGFGDEVELGAERGVFLAVDQPERLDIAQAVYGHPETSVVPALQLVVSDDAGRWPWERGWQGWAQVLYGTPRAVG, encoded by the coding sequence ATGTGCGTGGAGTGTGACGAGGCGGCGTGGGGCGAGGGACCGCGGTGGGGCGACGAGTGGTCCTGGTTCGACGAGGAGGCGCGGCGGCCGCGCGGCGCCCGGTACCTGGAGGAGATCGCCGAGACGGGCTGGGCGGTGTGCACGGTCCCGGGCGACGGCCTCGAGCTGCCGTACGGCTACACGGTGGGGCTGACCCGCTACCACGGGCACCCGGAGGTGATGGTCAGCGGGGTCGACTCGTGCGGGGCCATGGAGTACCTCGACCGTGTCGGGGCGCGGGTGCGCGCGGGGGAGCGGTTCGGCTTCGGCGACGAGGTGGAGCTCGGCGCGGAGCGGGGCGTGTTCCTCGCGGTCGACCAGCCCGAGCGCCTGGACATCGCCCAGGCGGTCTACGGCCACCCGGAGACGAGCGTGGTGCCGGCGCTCCAGCTCGTGGTCTCCGACGACGCCGGCCGGTGGCCGTGGGAGCGCGGCTGGCAGGGCTGGGCGCAGGTGCTCTACGGGACGCCGCGGGCGGTCGGCTGA
- the xerC gene encoding tyrosine recombinase XerC: MFYNRQRKCWVGQLDLGTDSTGKRVRLAVVGSTREDAKSNLIALKDSHRKGIDLTSRRVTFDEVAELWLARDVEGHVSDDTLSNYASLLRGRISRAIGTTPVTQLRAADVEKMLLELQELGRSARYMRLARNLTERVLDYAMRRDVVDRNVATKVRAPTGPTAERYGLTVKQARRLLKVAANDRLGNLVTVSLLLGLRPGEAAGLTWEHVKLKGKRPTLTVAASLRRTPMGAMVLVPPKTRTSHRTLEIPPPVVEALKAQHAQQKSDRETAGRGWQNSIGLVFTTDVGTPLDPSNVRRTYSRLAEQAELEHLHPHMLRHAAASLLSAAGVPIEDISDTLGHRSVAVTAEVYRHPIAPVRSGHMAAMNQFTPAKRSRSAQASAQ, encoded by the coding sequence GTGTTCTACAACCGGCAGCGCAAGTGCTGGGTTGGCCAACTCGACCTCGGCACCGATTCCACCGGCAAGCGCGTCCGCCTCGCTGTCGTCGGGTCGACGCGCGAGGACGCCAAGTCGAACCTCATCGCTCTCAAGGACTCTCATCGCAAGGGCATCGACCTCACGTCCCGGCGCGTGACCTTCGACGAGGTCGCCGAGCTCTGGCTCGCGCGGGACGTCGAGGGTCACGTCTCCGACGACACCCTCTCGAACTACGCCTCGCTGCTTCGGGGGCGGATCTCCCGTGCCATCGGGACGACGCCGGTGACGCAGCTGCGCGCCGCGGACGTCGAGAAGATGCTGCTCGAACTACAAGAGCTCGGCCGTTCGGCGCGGTACATGCGTCTGGCACGCAACCTCACCGAGCGCGTCCTCGACTACGCCATGCGCCGGGACGTCGTCGACCGCAACGTCGCGACGAAGGTTCGTGCGCCGACAGGACCGACGGCGGAGCGCTACGGCCTGACCGTGAAGCAGGCCCGCCGACTCTTGAAGGTCGCGGCGAACGACCGCTTGGGCAACCTCGTCACCGTCTCCCTGCTGCTCGGCCTGCGGCCCGGAGAAGCGGCCGGGCTCACCTGGGAGCACGTCAAGCTCAAGGGCAAGCGCCCGACGCTCACGGTGGCCGCCAGCCTCCGCCGCACACCGATGGGCGCAATGGTGCTCGTCCCGCCGAAGACACGCACCAGCCACCGCACGCTGGAGATCCCTCCCCCGGTTGTCGAGGCGCTCAAGGCTCAGCACGCCCAGCAGAAGTCCGACCGTGAGACGGCGGGACGGGGATGGCAAAACTCCATAGGCCTGGTCTTCACCACGGACGTCGGCACGCCCTTGGATCCGTCGAACGTCCGAAGGACCTACTCCCGACTTGCCGAGCAGGCCGAGCTCGAGCACTTGCACCCGCACATGCTCCGGCATGCCGCCGCCAGCCTGCTCTCTGCTGCGGGCGTCCCCATCGAAGACATCTCCGACACGCTCGGGCACCGGTCGGTAGCTGTTACAGCCGAGGTCTACCGGCACCCCATCGCACCCGTCCGGTCCGGACACATGGCGGCGATGAACCAGTTCACCCCGGCGAAGCGGTCTCGTAGCGCACAGGCGTCGGCGCAATGA